The following are from one region of the Zymoseptoria tritici IPO323 chromosome 13, whole genome shotgun sequence genome:
- the SLA2 gene encoding SLA2 Src like adaptor 2 (SLA2 protein homolog, cytoskeleton assembly protein, actin binding, involved in endocytosis, Epsin-N and I/LWEQ domains, synonym Mop2), with amino-acid sequence MYTQSTRNVNLSKSETELATNIKKATSIEESAPKRKHVRACIVYTWDHKSSGSFWNGIKVQPIQADEVQTFKALYTIHKVLQEGHPVALKEAQAHVGWLEGLSRGMVGGLGEGMRGYQPLIQEYIFYLVSKLKFHRDHPEFNGTFEYEEYISLKSINDPNEGYETISELMTLQDQIDSFQKLIFSHFRGTTNNECRISALVPLVQESYGIYKFITSMLRAMHTTLGDDEALSPLRGRYDAQHYRLVRFYYECSNLRYLTSLITIPKLPQDPPNLLSEDETAPALPTRPKNEAATKPRDTPPPQPSTDPEPINEFWKNEQARQQEEYEAEQRRLQAQWEDAQRQQQMQSQQAQRDFEEQQRLQAEQQRLQLEQLQREQYAQQTQGRMAELERENLNARAQYERDQLMLEQYDRRMKALEGELSQLNQNFQQQTQSKDDQIRALQEQVNTWRTKYEALAKLYSQLRHEHLELLQKFKGVQLKAASAQEAIDKREKLERELKTKNLELADMIRERDRALHDKDRTTGGHRDELEKLKRELRMALDRADNADRAKGSELSAMLSRHNREIADLEEALRNKTRSLDEMRDKLGEGSSDLQAQLREKEDELEIYKSSLDQALVELEELRNNGGGVDSAMDEQIDVMLLDNIKKINELIDSVLQSGVQRVDDALYELDSSMQAGNQNASGAYVLSQIEKAQSSAMEFSTAFNNFIADGPNSTHSEVIRTVHTFSNAIADVLSNTKGLTRFASDDKKGDQLMSATRRSASSTVDFFRGIMSYRLDGLEDLQKTDVVINKNNDVQIALNNLSKLADAFAPKNKVTSTNGDLGELVDREMSNAAKAIEAAAERLAKLQNKNRDQYSTYELKIHDEILEAAIAVTNAIAQLIKAATASQQEIVNQGRGSSMSKTQFYKKNNRWTEGLISAAKAVATSTNMLIETADGVISGRNSPEQLIVASNDVAASTAQLVAASRVKASFMSKTQERLETCSKAVTNACRSLVRQVQSIIEKRQRDGDEDVDYSKLSGHDFKVRQMEQQVEILQLENSLSAARHRLGEMRKLSYQEED; translated from the exons ATGTACACCCAGTCGACCCGCAATGTCAACCTCAGCAAGTCCGAGACCGAACTGGCTACCAACATCAAGAAGGCCACCTCGATCGAAGAGTCCGCCCCGAAGCGCAAACATGTGCGCGCATGCATTGTCTACACATGGGACCACAAGAGCAGTGGCAGTTTCTGGAATGGCATCAAGGTCCAGCCCATCCAGGCCGATGAGGTGCAGACCTTCAAGGCACTGTACACCATACACAAAGTGCTGCAGGAGGGACATCCGGTAGCGCTGAAGGAAGCGCAGGCTCATGTGGGATGGCTGGAAGGCCTGTCGCGCGGCATGGTGGGTGGCCTGGGAGAGGGAATGCGTGGATATCAACCGCTGATCCAGGAATACATCTTCTACCTCGTGTCGAAGCTCAAGTTCCACCGCGACCACCCAGAGTTCAACGGCACGTTCGAGTATGAGGAGTACATTTCGCTCAAGTCGATCAATGATCCCAACGAGGGATATGAGACCATCTCCGAGCTCATGACGCTGCAGGACCAGATTGATAGCTTCCAGAAGCTGATCTTCTCGCACTTCCGTGGAACGACCAACAACGAATGCAGGATCAGTGCGCTGGTGCCTCTTGTGCAGGAAAGCTATGGAATTTACAAGTTCATTACGAGCATGCTGCGAGCAATGCACACCACGCTGGGAGATGACGAGGCGCTGAGTCCGCTTCGTGGGCGATACGATGCGCAACACTACCGCCTCGTCCGCTTCTACTACGAATGCTCGAACCTCCGCTACCTCACTTCTTTGATCACCATCCCGAAACTCCCTCAAGACCCACCGAATCTCCTTTCAGAGGATGAGACTGCGCCTGCTCTGCCCACCAGACCGAAGAACGAAGCCGCAACGAAGCCGAGAGACACGCCTCCACCGCAGCCATCCACCGACCCTGAGCCGATCAACGAATTTTGGAAGAATGAGCAGGCGAGGCAGCAAGAGGAGTACGAGGCAGAGCAAAGGAGGTTGCAGGCGCAATGGGAAGACGCACAGAGACAACAGCAGATGCAATCGCAGCAAGCGCAGCGAGATTTTGAGGAACAGCAGCGACTACAAGCCGAACAGCAGAGGCTACAACTTGAACAACTTCAGCGAGAACAGTATGCTCAGCAGACGCAAGGTCGCATGGCCGAATTGGAGCGGGAGAACCTCAATGCTCGCGCACAATACGAGCGTGATCAGCTCATGTTGGAACAGTACGATCGACGGATGAAGGCGCTGGAAGGCGAATTAAGTCAGCTCAACCAGAACTTCCAGCAACAGACGCAGAGCAAAGACGACCAGATTCGTGCTTTGCAGGAGCAGGTCAACACATGGCGGACGAAATATGAGGCGTTGGCGAAGCTATACAGTCAGCTGCGACATGAGCATCTCGAGCTCTTGCAGAAATTCAAGGGCGTGCAACTCAAGGCTGCGTCTGCTCAAGAAGCGATTGACAAGCGGGAGAAGCTGGAGCGAGAACTCAAGACGAAGAACCTGGAACTTGCCGACATGATCCGTGAGCGAGATCGCGCCCTGCACGACAAGGACCGCACGACTGGAGGCCATCGCGATGAATTGGAGAAGCTCAAGCGCGAGCTACGAATGGCGCTCGACCGAGCAGACAATGCCGATCGCGCAAAGGGAAGCGAGCTCTCAGCCATGCTTTCTCGTCACAACCGCGAGATTGCTGATCTGGAGGAGGCCCTCCGTAACAAGACTCGGTCTTTGGATGAGATGCGAGACAAGCTGGGCGAAGGCAGCTCCGACTTGCAAGCGCAATTGCgggagaaggaggacgaGCTGGAGATCTACAAGTCCAGCTTAGACCAGGCTCTCGTGGAGCTTGAGGAGCTGCGAAATAATGGTGGCGGTGTGGACTCGGCGATGGACGAGCAGATCGACGTGATGCTGCTGGACAACATCAAGAAGATCAACGAACTCATCGATTCGGTTCTTCAGTCCGGTGTGCAGCGTGTGGACGACGCTCTTTACGAGCTCGACAGCTCTATGCAGGCTGGAAACCAGAATGCGAGCGGTGCATACGTCCTGTCGCAGATCGAGAAGGCTCAAAGCAGTGCGATGGAGTTCAGCACGGCTTTCAACAATTTCATCGCCGATGGTCCGAACAGCACTCATTCGGAGGTCATCAGGACAGTTCATACTTTCTCCAACGCCATCGCCGACGTCCTCTCTAACACCAAGGGTCTGACTCGCTTCGCGAGCGACGATAAGAAGGGCGATCAACTCATGTCTGCGACCCGACGATCCGCCTCCAGCACCGTCGACTTCTTCCGTGGCATTATGTCTTACCGTCTCGATGGTCTAGAGGATCTTCAAAAGACCGATGTGGTCATCAACAAGAACAACGATGTCCAAATTGCGCTCAACAACCTCTCGAAACTCGCCGACGCCTTCGCGCCCAAGAACAAAGTCACATCTACAAATGGCGATCTCGGCGAGCTCGTCGACCGCGAGATGTCTAATGCCGCCAAAGCCATTGAAGCGGCCGCCGAACGTCTCGCCAAACTCCAGAACAAGAACCGCGATCAGTACTCCACTTACGAACTCAAGATTCACGATGAGATTCTCGAGGCTGCCATCGCTGTCACCAACGCCATTGCTCAACTCATCAAAGCCGCAACTGCCTCCCAGCAGGAGATTGTCAACCAAGGCCGTGGCTCGAGCATGTCCAAGACGCAATTCTACAAGAAGAACAACCGCTGGACGGAAGGTCTCATCTCTGCCGCAAAAGCCGTGGCGACATCGACAAACATGCTCATCGAGACCGCCGACGGCGTCATCTCAGGTCGCAACTCCCCCGAGCAGTTGATTGTCGCTTCGAACGATGTCGCCGCATCGACTGCACAGCTCGTTGCAGCGTCCCGTGTCAAGGCGTCGTTCATGAGCAAGACCCAGGAAAGGCTCGAGACGTGCAGCAAAGCGGTCACGAACGCTTGCCGCAGCTTGGTCCGGCAGGTGCAGAGCATCATTGAGAAGAGGCAGCGggacggcgatgaggatgtggACTATAGTAAGCTGAGCGGGCATGATTTCAAGGTTCGGCAGATGGAGCAGCAG GTCGAGATTTTGCAGTTGGAGAATTCGCTGTCGGCGGCGAGGCATCGTTTGGGAGAGATGCGGAAGTTGTCGTATCAAGAAGAGGATTAA